Part of the Paludisphaera borealis genome, GTGCGCAGCCTGGAGCGTTCGGTCGCGAGCCTTCCCCCCGAGTACACTCAGGCTGTGGAGCAGCCGCCGGAAGGGGGCGATCTGAAGGACTGGCCTCGGATCGCGAAACTGCAAACCGACCTGCTGGTCCACGCTCTGGCCTCGCGTCAGACTCGCGTGGCGTCGTACATGCTGACCAAGTGCCAGGGACTCTCGCGGTTTCCCTGGCTGGGCCATACCTACGAACGGCACCACGAGTACACGCACGGCCGGGTGGAATCGCCCGAAGGCCAGCGGATCTTGCGCGACATCAACCGCTGGCACGTCGAGGAGTTCGCCTACTTTCTCGCCAAGCTCAAGTCGATCCCGGAGGGCGACGGGACGCTGCTCGACCACACTTGCGCGCTGTACGTCCACGAGCACGCCGAGGCGAATTCGCACAAGAACGCCGGCCTGGCCATGATCGCCGCCGGGCACGCGGGGAACCTGAAGACCGGGCTTCACACCCGGGTCGCCGGGACAGTGGGCGACCTGTATCTGACCCTCGCTGAAGAGGTCGTCGGCGCGCCGATCGGCGGCTTCCCCACGGGCGACAAGAAGCTGTCCCAGATCGTCTGAGTGGCGCGACGCCTAACTCGGTTTACTTTTTTGGGATGCAGGCGAGTCGGGGCCGAATTCCCTTCTCCCCGCATGCGGGGAGAAGGTGCCCCGAAGGGGCGGATGAGGAGGGGCTTCGATCGCCTCGGCCGTTGAAATCCCCCTCATCCGGCCGTTCCGGCCTCCTTCTCCCGTCGCGAGGGAAGAAGGCATGTTCGCGACAGCCTGCTTTGATTGCTGTATGCAACTCAATTGCCGCCGCGCCTCGGCTCGGGGCTCGCGATCGCCGGCTTCTTCCACCAACTCACCAGGCAACCCGGCAAGGCGTCGCGGAGCGTCTGGGCCTGCTCTGGCGTGACGTCGCCGCCGCCGATGAAGAGCTGTTTCAGGCCCTTTTTCGCGGAGAGCTGCGTCAGCCCTTTCGCGGTGACGCTCGTCTCCGGCAGTTCGAGGACCTCCAAGGATTCCATCTTCAGGAAGACGGGAACCGCCGCGTCGTCGATGCCTTTGGCTTTCCAGAGCTTCAGCCGCCGCAGCCTGGGCAAGCCGCTGAGAGCCGATATTCCCTTACTGGTCACCCGGGTCGCCCGGAGGTCCAGCGTCCGCAGGTTCTTCAAGCGAGCCAGCTCCGCGACGCCTCGATCCGACACATTGGTCTCGCCCAGATCGAGAACTTTCAACTGAGCAAGTTGCGCGATCTGGCCGATGTTGAAGTCCGTCACGGCGACGCTCCAGAGGCCCGAGTCGGTCCGCTGCTGGCCGGAGACGCTCAGTTCCTTGAGCGCGGGGAGCGACTTCAGAGTCGACAGCGCGGCCCCGCTCATCTTGTTTCCGCCGAACGCGAGATGTTCGAGGTGATCGAGGCTCTCCAGCAGCTCGAAGGAGTCGTCATTGACCCGGCTGTGGCCGACGTCGAGGAATCGGAGATTTGTCATCTGCGCGATGTGCTCGAACAGCGTGCTGGTCACCTTCGTGCCGCGCAGGTTCAGGTGTTCGAGGTTTTTCCAGTGCTTCAGGTGGGCGATCCCCTCGTCGGTGACGAACTCCGCATAGTACAGGTCGAGCGTTTTCACGTTCGTCAGCGGGGCCAGGTGCTCCAGGCCCTGGTCGGTGATCTTCGTATAAGCCAGGTTGACGCTCTCCAGTCGCGGCAGCCGCGCCAGCTTCGCCAGGTCGGCGTCCGTCACCCAGGAGTCGCTCAGATCGACGCCGATCGTTTCTCCGGCGGCGTTGCGGACGCAACGCGCGCCGAGCGCGGCGTCGGGACCGTCGTCGGCCGAGGCGGACGGCGACGCCAAGGCCACGCCAAGCCCCGCAAGCCACCAACACATCGCGCTGCGAACCATGATTGCTCCTGCATGTGTTGAGGGTCGATCAGCTTCGACGGCGTTTGGGATCGCTCGACTTCGCATCGAAGAGGATTTCGCACTGGGGCGCCGCCTCATGGATCCGGCGATGACCCTTCTCCGTGACGAACGTGTGGTAGAGGTTCAGATCGCGGAGCTTCTGGAATTTCGCCAGCCGCTCCGTGGAGCCGTCGCCGATGTTGGTGCTGTCGAGGCTGAGCCGCCGGAGGTTCGTCAGGCCGCCGAGCGCTTCCAGGCCCTTGTCGCCGACGTCCGTGTAATCGAGGTTCAGATCCACAAGTTCGGTGAAACGGCCGACGACGGGCATGCTCGCGTCGGTGATCCGGGTGCGGATCAACGCCAGCTCCTGAAGCTGCTTGAGGGGTTCGAGCTTCGCCAGCGCCCCGTCGGTGACCCGCGTATAGTTGAGCAACAGAGCCTTGAGGCCCGACATCCGTCCCAGCTTCGCGAGCCCCTTGTCCCCGATGTCCGTGCCCGCCAGATCGAGCCGCCGCAGCGCTTTCAGCGACTCCAGGTAGGCCAGGCTGGAATCGGTCACGTCGGTATAAGACAGGTCGAGATCCCGCAGGGAGGCGACGCCCGACAGGTGAGCCAGTCCTTGATCGTTGACGGGTGAGCTGGACAGATTCAACCTTTCGAGTGCGAGGCCCCGCAGGTGCTTCAGGCCCGCGCCGGTGATCTGAGTGTGAGAGAGCCCCAGCTCGCGCAGGCTAGTCAGACCGGCCAGAGCAGCCAGGCCGTCGTCCGAGATCGTCGCGCCGTCCAGGTCCAGCGCTTCGAGGCTGGTCAGAGCCGCCAGGTGCTGGACGCCGAGGTTTCCGATCTCCGTCGATCGGAGCACCAGCTTTCGGAGGTGCTTCAAGCCCTCCAGGTTCCGGAGCAGATCGTCCGACACGCTCGTCGAGGCCAGCGAGATTTCCCTCAATTGGCCGTTCTCGACGTCGGCCCGGCCGCCGATCGAACGCACCCATCGGGCCACGATCTCGTCTCCCTGGCCGGCGACGATCCGGTCCGCCCCTTCGGGAAGGCTGGGCCGTACCGAGGGGTCGAGGAAGCTCACCTCGCACCGCGGCGCGGAGGCGCGCAGGCGGTCCACGCCCGCCCGGGTCACGCGCGTGTAGCGGAGATCGACGACGCTGAGGTGCTTGAGGTCTTTGAGCACCTCGACGCCCACGTTGGTGACCTTGGTCCCGTAGAGGTTCAGTTCTTCCAGGTCGGCCATATTCGCCAGGTGCCGGGCTCCCTCGTCCGTCAGCGCGGCCCCTTGCAAGTTCAGCTTCTTCAGCTTCGTCATCCCTCGCAGGTGAGCGATTCCGGCGTCCGTGATCCGCGTTCCGCCGAGGTCCAGTTGCTCGACGTTCACCAGCCCGCTGAGGTTCCTCAGGCCCTCGTCGCTGATCACGGCGTCGCGAAGCAGAAGCCTGCGCAGCTTGGTGAGGCCCTTCATCTGCCGCAGGCCCTCGTCGTTCACGGGGCAATAGACGAGGTTGAGGGCTTCGAGATTCGTGAACGGAGCCAGATGACGGCCGCGCACGTGAGTGTCTTCCAGACTCAGCACCCGGAGACTCGGCGCGAGGGCCGCGATCGCTTCGATCCCCTCGTCCTCGAACTTGATCGATTCGAGATAGGTGTAGCTGAATGTCAGTTCTTCGAGCGAGCGAATGCGCGCGAGATGGCGCAGCTCGCGGCTGTAATCGATGTTCGCCCCCGCGCTCGGGTTCCACATGGGGCCGGGAAGGTTCAGAATCTTCAAGCGGGTCAATTCGCTCAAGCGTTGCAGCTCGGGGGGATTGATATTGGTTCCCACCAGGTCCGCCAGCTCAAGATGAAAGTCGGCCGCCGGCAGCTCCGTCAGATCTCGAATCCGCTCGCCCCGCCCCTCAAGGCGCACCGAACCGCCCATCAGGATCACCCATTCGGCGACCTGCCGATCCAACGGCTGGGCCCGCAACGGCGACGACGCCAGGCAGATGACAAGGCAGAACCCGACCGCATGGATCACGGAACGAGCAAGCGAGTCGCGAGCCGTTGTTTTCATGGTTCGTGATCCGATCACACCTGGCCCTCCGTCGGCACCACGAACGGGCGGCGGTATTCGCGGGTCAGCAAGGCATCGGCGTCCGGGTTGTTCGAGAATGCCTCCCGCTCGGAATCGATCCGCAAGAGTGGGCCGACGGTCAGCTTGTAGCGTTCCAGGTCGACCCCGTTGTCGCGGAGATGCTTCGTCATCTTCTCGAACGTTTTCCCCACCTCCGCGTTGAGTTTGGAATCCTCGATCCGTCGCGCAATCTCCTTCACACCCTCGGGCTGTCCCAGGCGCTGCGAGATGTTGCCGACGTGGCAGAGCGCGGTCGACTGGTGGCCCTCGCGGATGTCGGCCTTGAGGTCGCCCCGCCGACCATTACGGACCGCCTGGATGAAATTGACGAAGTGGTCCTCGGGTCGGCCTTCAAAAGTGCGGACGAGGTTGCCGTCTCGATCGAACAGGGACGACTCGGCGACGAAGCCTTCCGTGCCGTGGATGACGTGGCCGGCCTTGAACTTCGAGCTGAAGGGATCGGTCTTCAGCCCCCGGACCTCTTGCACGATCGTGGCCTTCCCGAAAGTGTGGGCGACCATCTGCGTGTTGGGCGTCTCGCCCGCGTCCTCGTACCCCAGCCGACCGCCGATGCTGAGCACCGAGTCTCCCAGGCCGTTGAGGTCCATCAGCCAGCGGCAGATGTCCACATAGTGGATGTTGTTGTTCCCCAGCTCGCCGTTGCCGGTGTTCCAGACCCAGTGCCAGTCGTAGTGAAGGTTCGGGCGCGTGAGCGGGACGTCGGCGGCCGGTCCCATGAACAGGTTGTAATCCACGTTCTTGGGAACCGTGTACGTCCCGCGCGGGCCGATGCTCCCGCGTTCTCCGTAGACGATGGTCCGCGCGAACGTCACGTCGCCGAGCTTCCCCTCGCGGATGAACTCGGCGGCCGCGGCGAGGGCGGTGTTGGAGCGATTCTGCGTCCCCGTCTGGCAGAGCCGGCCGGTCTTGTCCGCCACCTGCACGATCCGCCGCCCCTCGGAAACGTTGTGGCTGACCGGCTTCTCGACGTACACGTGCTTGCCGGCCTGCATCGCCCAGATCGCCGCGAGCGCGTGCCAGTGGTTCGGCGCGGCGATCGAGACCGTGTCCACCGACTTGTCGTCGAAGATCACACGCAGGTCCTGGACGGCCTTCGGCCGGCGGCCGGTGGCCTTCTCGACCGAAGCGGCCAGCTCGTCGGCGAGCTGACGATCGGGATCGCAGACGTAGGCGATCTCGACCCCCTTTTGCCGGCCGAAATCCGCGGCGTGCACGCGCCCGCGCGTCCGGCAGCCGATCACCGCGTGCCGGATCGTATCATTGGCCGAGGCTCGCTTCGTTTCCTGCGCCTGCGTTCGCGGGACGTTCGAACCCACGGCCACGGCGGCCGCCGTCGCGATCATCGATTCCTCGAAGAACTGCCGTCGAGTGGTGCGCGTCATGAAGGTCTGACTCCTGTTGATCGCGATCTTGAGACCGGCATGGGGATCACGGGGATTTGGCCGCCGAGACCGTGAGAGCCTCGGAGCCGAGGGCGTGGTAGGCGGCGCGGGTCCAGTCGTACGGGCCGACGTCGGGGACGCGCAACGCGCACGGGCGTGGGGCGACGAGGCTGGCGATCTGCGGCAGGTCGCCGACGGCGAGCAAGCCGGGCGCTTCGGCCAGGGCCGAGCGTCCGCCGGCCTCGAACTGGGCGCGGTCGGTCGGAGGGAGGCTGGCGGCGACGGCGGCGATCTCCGGGGCCAGCGCGGCGGCGAACAGCACGGCCTTGCCCCAACGGCCGTCGCCCTTGAGCGAGATCGAGGCGGCGTCGCGGCGGGTCCTCCACAACTCGGCGACGCGGAGGACGTCGAACGCCTCCTGGCCGACGCGGGGCCGGCCGAGGAACCAGGCGGCGTTGTCGGTGCGGCGGCCTCCCCAATCCACCTCGCCGGTTCCGCGCGGCTCGACCACCAGCGCGGCCTTTCCGGCGGCCAGAGCCGACTCGACCTCGGCGCGCGACTGGGCCCGCTCGCCGACGATGAGCACGACGGGCAGCGGCCCCGCGCCGGCCGGCCGGAACTCGGCCACGGGGATCGTGATGCCGGGCTCGGTCTCGATCGCGTGGAACGTGGTACGGACGCCCCCCGCCTCGGCGTCCCGGACGGCCCGGATGGTCGGCGGCTTCAGCCCGGTCGGCAGGCCGAGCTTCTTCGCCAGCGCGGGACGCGTCTTGGCGGCGTGGGCGGCGGCGTCTTCGCGGGTTCCGGGGGCGTGAGGAACCGGGATCTCGGCGACCCATTCGCGGTAGACGTCGTGGTACGTCTTGTTTCCGGCGGGGAGGCCGACCCGGAGGGTTTCAAGCGGCTCGGGCGTGACCGGCAGATCGCCATTGACCCCGCTCGGAGCGTGGAGCAGTTCCCGCTCGACCCAGGCGTAAAGCTCTTCGCGCTTGTCGGCCTGATAGCCGTGGCGGGTGGGCGACTCGACGTGCGTGATCTTGTCCCCTGCCCCATGGAGTTCATAGACCCTCTTCGCCCATCGGTAGGAGCGTTCGGCCTCTTCCCAGGGGAACTCCAGGTCGTCGGTCCGTCGCTTCGAGGTCACGATGAGCGTCGGCCTCGGGGCGTGGAGGGCCAGGAGGACGCCGATGTCGGCGACCCGTCGGGCCCCCGGCGGCCGCTGGTGCCAGTCCCAGTTGCGGTCGTTGTCGATCCAGTAGTCGAAGGTCGAGACCGAGCAGACCGGGACGCTGAGCTTGACGCGGTCGTCGAGGGCGGTGATCCAGTAGGTCGAGTTCGAGCCGCCGGATTCTCCCGTGAACCCGAGCCGGTCCGCGTCGACCTCGGGCCGAGCCGCCAGGACGTCGAGCGCGCGGCGGGCGTCGAGGATCTCAAGCGCCGTCGGGCACCGCTCGCTGAACGAGAAATCGCTGATGCCGTGGTCGTTGCCGCCGCCGTGCGGGACCGGGTCGTGGCCGTCGCCGTCGCCGCCGGTGTTCCGCTCGAAGCAGTTCATGTAGTCGTACGACAGCACCACGCAGCCGCGCCGGACCAGATTGACGTTCCGGGCCTGCACGAAATCGGCCGCCTTGCTCGCCTTGTAGTGGTGCCCGCTGATGCTGGCGACGCCCGGCGCCTTCTCCGGCGGAATCCGGTCGGGCACGTAAAGGAGGGCGGGGACCGCCATGCCGGGCCAGCTCTCGTAAGTCAACTTCTCGATCGTGTAGCCGTCGCGCCGGAGGGTCTCCCCGACGCGCGCCTGGAGCGGCCACGACGGCGGCCAGACCCCCCGCAGGCCGATGACGTCCAGCAGCGCCTCGCGGATCGCCGCGCGCCGAGCCTCCCAGTCGCGGATAGAGGTGCCCTCCGCGAGCGGGAGCGGAACGAGCTGGGCGTCGACCCAGCGCCGCATCGCGTTCTTGGCCACGTCGGGCGGAAGGATGGGGTCGTTGAACCACGCGTCCGGGAGGCTGCCGACCAGGGCGAGAACGATCGCGAGGTGGTTCATCATTCCTCGATCGGGTTGAGGGTTGCCGGGACGACGTGTTCGAAGCCGATCCGGAGGGAACGGCGCTTCGACTCACCCGTCGGCATCCCGCCTCGGATCTCGACAAGATGCTCGATGCGATCGAGTTTTACAAGGGTGTAGAATGACTCCTGGCCGGGAGCGAAGGCCCGTTCCACCGATCCGCTCGCGCGCCCTTCGCGAGTAGTTTGGGCCGCCTGAGATGACTACGGAGCGCGGGGGGGGGCAAGATGGGCGTGGAAGCAGTCCGACCGGCGTGACGGTAAACCACGCGCCACGATCGGCGAACTCTTGAGATCGACGAACTACGGCGACTCGTCAAAGCCGCCCGCACCGTCCCAGCCTGGTGGAAACGGAAGGCGAACCCATAAGCAAAGACTTTGCCGCACGCTGGGGACGGAACGAATCGAAATCCGTCGGGTTCTGGCGTGACGACGAGGTCGGACGGTCGGACGAGCAACCGGGCGGAGAGGCATCGACCCGAGAAAAGACGGGGTTTGACGGCCCCCCGT contains:
- a CDS encoding Gfo/Idh/MocA family protein; this translates as MTRTTRRQFFEESMIATAAAVAVGSNVPRTQAQETKRASANDTIRHAVIGCRTRGRVHAADFGRQKGVEIAYVCDPDRQLADELAASVEKATGRRPKAVQDLRVIFDDKSVDTVSIAAPNHWHALAAIWAMQAGKHVYVEKPVSHNVSEGRRIVQVADKTGRLCQTGTQNRSNTALAAAAEFIREGKLGDVTFARTIVYGERGSIGPRGTYTVPKNVDYNLFMGPAADVPLTRPNLHYDWHWVWNTGNGELGNNNIHYVDICRWLMDLNGLGDSVLSIGGRLGYEDAGETPNTQMVAHTFGKATIVQEVRGLKTDPFSSKFKAGHVIHGTEGFVAESSLFDRDGNLVRTFEGRPEDHFVNFIQAVRNGRRGDLKADIREGHQSTALCHVGNISQRLGQPEGVKEIARRIEDSKLNAEVGKTFEKMTKHLRDNGVDLERYKLTVGPLLRIDSEREAFSNNPDADALLTREYRRPFVVPTEGQV
- a CDS encoding acetylxylan esterase, giving the protein MMNHLAIVLALVGSLPDAWFNDPILPPDVAKNAMRRWVDAQLVPLPLAEGTSIRDWEARRAAIREALLDVIGLRGVWPPSWPLQARVGETLRRDGYTIEKLTYESWPGMAVPALLYVPDRIPPEKAPGVASISGHHYKASKAADFVQARNVNLVRRGCVVLSYDYMNCFERNTGGDGDGHDPVPHGGGNDHGISDFSFSERCPTALEILDARRALDVLAARPEVDADRLGFTGESGGSNSTYWITALDDRVKLSVPVCSVSTFDYWIDNDRNWDWHQRPPGARRVADIGVLLALHAPRPTLIVTSKRRTDDLEFPWEEAERSYRWAKRVYELHGAGDKITHVESPTRHGYQADKREELYAWVERELLHAPSGVNGDLPVTPEPLETLRVGLPAGNKTYHDVYREWVAEIPVPHAPGTREDAAAHAAKTRPALAKKLGLPTGLKPPTIRAVRDAEAGGVRTTFHAIETEPGITIPVAEFRPAGAGPLPVVLIVGERAQSRAEVESALAAGKAALVVEPRGTGEVDWGGRRTDNAAWFLGRPRVGQEAFDVLRVAELWRTRRDAASISLKGDGRWGKAVLFAAALAPEIAAVAASLPPTDRAQFEAGGRSALAEAPGLLAVGDLPQIASLVAPRPCALRVPDVGPYDWTRAAYHALGSEALTVSAAKSP
- a CDS encoding leucine-rich repeat domain-containing protein; this translates as MVRSAMCWWLAGLGVALASPSASADDGPDAALGARCVRNAAGETIGVDLSDSWVTDADLAKLARLPRLESVNLAYTKITDQGLEHLAPLTNVKTLDLYYAEFVTDEGIAHLKHWKNLEHLNLRGTKVTSTLFEHIAQMTNLRFLDVGHSRVNDDSFELLESLDHLEHLAFGGNKMSGAALSTLKSLPALKELSVSGQQRTDSGLWSVAVTDFNIGQIAQLAQLKVLDLGETNVSDRGVAELARLKNLRTLDLRATRVTSKGISALSGLPRLRRLKLWKAKGIDDAAVPVFLKMESLEVLELPETSVTAKGLTQLSAKKGLKQLFIGGGDVTPEQAQTLRDALPGCLVSWWKKPAIASPEPRRGGN